In Nocardia sputorum, a single genomic region encodes these proteins:
- a CDS encoding NAD kinase: MNAPAQPCGREILLVSHPGRAEIIETAHRVAKIFADAGICLRVLADEADSTRFEAEPGGYPVRVVEHSPEAAVGCEMVLVLGGDGTFLRAAELARPAGVPVLGINLGRIGFLTEAEAEHLDEALAQVVRGDYTIEHRMTIDVTVRVEDEVVDSGWALNEASIENASRIGVLEVVLEVDGRPVSSFGCDGILISTPTGSTAYAFSAGGPVVWPELEALLVIPSNAHALFARPLVTSPESRIAVESVATGHDAIVFLDGRRTLALPSGGRVEAVRGARPVRWVRLDSAPFADRMVRKFQLPVTGWRGRRRTESTSADRDQD; encoded by the coding sequence GTGAACGCGCCGGCCCAGCCTTGCGGCCGGGAGATCCTGCTGGTGTCACATCCGGGCCGCGCGGAGATCATCGAGACCGCCCACCGGGTGGCGAAGATCTTCGCGGACGCGGGAATCTGCCTGCGCGTGCTCGCCGACGAGGCGGACAGCACGCGGTTCGAGGCCGAGCCGGGCGGCTATCCGGTGCGCGTGGTCGAGCACAGCCCGGAGGCGGCGGTCGGCTGCGAGATGGTGCTCGTGCTCGGCGGCGACGGAACATTCCTGCGCGCTGCCGAACTGGCCCGCCCGGCCGGGGTGCCGGTGCTCGGGATCAACCTCGGCCGCATCGGGTTTCTCACCGAGGCCGAGGCGGAGCATCTGGATGAGGCGCTCGCGCAGGTGGTCCGGGGGGATTACACGATCGAGCATCGGATGACCATCGACGTCACGGTCCGGGTCGAGGACGAGGTCGTCGACAGCGGATGGGCGCTGAACGAGGCGAGCATCGAAAACGCTTCGCGCATCGGGGTACTGGAAGTGGTGCTGGAGGTCGACGGGCGACCGGTGTCGTCGTTCGGCTGCGACGGCATCCTGATCTCGACGCCGACCGGTTCGACCGCCTACGCTTTCTCCGCGGGCGGTCCGGTGGTGTGGCCCGAACTCGAAGCCTTGCTGGTGATTCCGAGCAATGCCCATGCCCTGTTCGCGCGGCCGCTGGTGACCAGCCCCGAGTCGCGGATCGCGGTCGAGTCCGTGGCGACCGGACACGATGCGATAGTTTTCCTGGACGGCAGGCGCACGCTCGCACTGCCCAGCGGGGGCCGGGTGGAGGCGGTTCGCGGCGCTCGACCGGTGCGCTGGGTACGGCTGGACTCCGCACCCTTCGCCGACCGGATGGTGCGCAAGTTCCAATTGCCCGTGACAGGCTGGCGTGGCCGACGGCGAACGGAGAGCACAAGTGCTGACAGAGATCAGGATTGA
- a CDS encoding TlyA family RNA methyltransferase, translating to MARRARVDAELVRRGLARSREHAVELIGAGRVLIAGTVAVKAATAVEAGTPLVVREEPDEVSWASRGAHKLLGALARFEPDGLSVAGKRCLDAGASTGGFTDVLLAREAREVVAVDVGYGQLVWRLRTDERVRVFDRTNVRNLTPEIIGGAVDVVVGDLSFISLSLVLPALAACAAPGADLLPMVKPQFEVGKERVGSGGVVRDPALRADAVRTVAAAAAELGMRTVGVVASPLPGPSGNVEYFLWLRNDGPFAYDGEQVAALVERAVEEGPQ from the coding sequence GTGGCCAGACGCGCACGGGTGGACGCGGAACTCGTTCGCCGCGGATTGGCGAGATCGCGAGAACACGCGGTCGAGCTGATCGGCGCCGGCCGCGTCCTGATAGCTGGAACGGTCGCGGTGAAGGCGGCGACCGCTGTCGAGGCGGGTACGCCGCTGGTGGTCCGCGAGGAGCCCGACGAGGTCTCGTGGGCCTCGCGCGGCGCGCACAAACTCCTCGGCGCGCTGGCGCGGTTCGAGCCGGACGGCCTGTCCGTGGCGGGCAAGCGCTGCCTGGACGCGGGCGCTTCGACCGGCGGTTTCACCGACGTGCTGCTGGCGCGGGAAGCGCGGGAGGTCGTCGCCGTCGACGTCGGGTACGGCCAGCTGGTCTGGCGCCTGCGTACCGACGAGCGGGTCCGCGTGTTCGACCGCACCAACGTGCGCAACCTGACGCCCGAAATCATCGGCGGTGCGGTCGACGTGGTGGTGGGCGACCTGTCCTTCATTTCGCTGAGCCTGGTGCTGCCCGCGCTGGCCGCCTGCGCGGCACCCGGCGCCGACCTGTTGCCCATGGTGAAGCCGCAGTTCGAGGTCGGTAAGGAGCGAGTCGGGTCGGGCGGCGTGGTGCGCGATCCCGCGCTGCGCGCCGACGCGGTGCGCACGGTCGCGGCCGCGGCCGCGGAGCTGGGCATGCGCACCGTCGGTGTGGTGGCGAGCCCGCTGCCGGGCCCGTCGGGCAATGTCGAATACTTCTTGTGGCTGCGCAACGACGGGCCGTTCGCCTACGACGGCGAGCAGGTCGCTGCGCTGGTAGAGCGTGCGGTTGAGGAGGGTCCACAGTGA
- a CDS encoding HAD-IIA family hydrolase has product MKRLRDRYRALLLDLDGTLYRGHEVIVGAPEALAADGQADQRLVYVTNNASRGPQVVAAHLSELGFPAAPDDVVTSAQAAARLLAERLDRGAPVLVVGTDDLAAEVDCVGLRPIRRFDGAAPAAVVQGHSPETAWPDLAEAAYALRADALWVAANTDRTLPNERGLAPGNGAMVAALRAASDREPIVAGKPYAPLLEDALVRAGSRSALVVGDRLDTDIEGANRVGLDSLLVLTGVSTLGELRKAPDAQVPTYIADSLDALNHAIVAAEPDADLGDMLRRHPGRAVTVRASDSEIR; this is encoded by the coding sequence GTGAAGCGACTACGAGATCGCTACCGAGCCCTGCTGCTGGATCTGGACGGGACGCTGTACCGCGGTCACGAGGTGATCGTGGGGGCGCCGGAGGCACTCGCCGCGGACGGGCAAGCCGATCAGCGGCTGGTGTACGTCACGAACAATGCCAGCCGCGGGCCGCAGGTCGTGGCCGCGCATCTGTCCGAACTCGGCTTTCCCGCCGCTCCCGACGACGTGGTGACCAGCGCTCAGGCCGCGGCGCGGTTGCTGGCCGAGCGGCTCGATCGCGGCGCGCCCGTTCTGGTCGTCGGCACCGATGATCTGGCCGCCGAGGTGGACTGCGTCGGACTGCGGCCGATCCGGCGCTTCGATGGCGCCGCGCCGGCCGCGGTGGTGCAGGGACATTCACCCGAGACCGCCTGGCCGGACCTCGCCGAAGCCGCCTATGCCCTGCGTGCGGACGCGCTGTGGGTCGCGGCGAACACCGACCGGACCCTGCCGAACGAACGCGGCCTCGCGCCCGGCAACGGCGCGATGGTCGCCGCATTGCGTGCCGCTTCCGATCGGGAGCCGATCGTGGCAGGCAAGCCGTACGCGCCCCTACTGGAGGACGCGCTCGTCCGGGCCGGTTCTCGCTCCGCCTTGGTGGTGGGCGACCGTCTGGACACCGACATCGAGGGCGCCAACCGGGTAGGTCTCGACTCGTTGCTGGTGCTCACCGGAGTCAGCACGCTGGGCGAACTGCGCAAGGCCCCGGACGCTCAGGTGCCGACCTATATCGCCGATTCGCTCGACGCCCTCAATCACGCCATCGTCGCCGCCGAGCCGGATGCCGATCTCGGCGACATGCTGCGGCGCCACCCCGGGCGAGCTGTGACGGTCCGCGCGTCCGATTCGGAAATCCGATAG
- the tyrS gene encoding tyrosine--tRNA ligase, with protein sequence MSGDIIDELTWRGLIAQSTDLDALRAAAAAGPLTLYAGFDPTAASLHAGHLVPLLALKRFQRAGHRPIVLAGGATGLIGDPRDVGERTMNSTDTVASWADRIRSQLERFVDLDDSPTGAVIANNMDWTGPLSAVDFLRDIGKHFSVNVMLARDTVKRRLDGEGISYTEFSYMLLQANDYLQLRRNYGCTLQVGGSDQWGNIIAGVELNRRVDGASVHALTVPLVTSADGKKFGKSTGGGSLWLDPEMTSPYAWYQYFVNTADADVVRYLRWFTFLSRAELDELERATAERPHAREAQRRLAAEMTTLVHGESHTRAVQRASQALFGRGELRELDEATLGAALREAAIDGEVAQIKAGEPNTIVDLLVATGLSESRGAARRAVNEGGAAVNNVKISDIEWTPEDADYLHGRWLVLRRGKKNLAGVLRAGA encoded by the coding sequence GTGAGCGGCGACATCATCGACGAACTGACCTGGCGCGGTCTGATCGCGCAGTCCACCGACCTGGATGCCTTGCGTGCGGCGGCGGCCGCCGGGCCGCTGACCTTGTATGCCGGTTTCGATCCCACCGCGGCCAGCCTGCACGCGGGTCACCTGGTGCCGTTGCTCGCGCTGAAAAGGTTCCAGCGCGCCGGCCACCGCCCGATCGTGCTGGCCGGTGGCGCCACCGGGCTCATCGGCGACCCGCGCGACGTCGGCGAGCGGACCATGAACTCCACCGACACGGTGGCGAGCTGGGCCGATCGCATTCGCTCCCAGCTGGAGCGTTTCGTGGACCTGGACGACTCGCCGACCGGCGCGGTCATCGCGAACAACATGGACTGGACCGGCCCGCTGAGCGCCGTCGACTTCCTGCGCGATATCGGCAAGCACTTCTCGGTGAACGTCATGCTGGCGCGCGACACCGTCAAGCGGCGTCTGGACGGCGAGGGCATCTCGTACACCGAGTTCAGCTACATGCTGCTGCAGGCCAACGACTACTTGCAGTTGCGCCGCAACTACGGCTGCACCCTGCAGGTGGGCGGCTCCGACCAGTGGGGCAACATCATCGCGGGGGTCGAACTCAACCGCCGGGTGGACGGCGCGTCCGTGCACGCCCTGACCGTTCCACTGGTGACCTCCGCGGACGGCAAGAAGTTCGGCAAGTCCACCGGCGGCGGCAGCCTGTGGCTCGATCCCGAGATGACCAGCCCGTACGCCTGGTACCAGTACTTCGTGAACACGGCGGACGCCGACGTGGTGCGCTACCTGCGCTGGTTCACCTTCTTGTCCCGCGCGGAACTCGACGAACTCGAGCGCGCGACCGCGGAGCGCCCGCACGCCAGGGAGGCGCAGCGCAGGCTCGCCGCCGAGATGACCACCCTGGTGCACGGGGAGTCCCACACCCGCGCGGTCCAACGGGCCAGCCAGGCGTTGTTCGGTCGCGGTGAACTGCGCGAACTCGACGAGGCGACCCTCGGCGCGGCATTGCGCGAAGCGGCGATCGACGGCGAGGTCGCGCAGATCAAGGCCGGCGAGCCGAACACCATCGTGGATCTGCTCGTCGCGACCGGTCTGTCCGAGAGCCGCGGCGCCGCTCGGCGCGCGGTGAACGAAGGCGGCGCCGCGGTGAACAACGTGAAGATCTCCGATATCGAATGGACCCCGGAGGACGCCGACTACCTGCACGGACGCTGGCTCGTGCTGCGGCGCGGCAAGAAGAACCTCGCCGGCGTGCTGCGGGCAGGTGCGTGA
- a CDS encoding DNA-3-methyladenine glycosylase codes for MAAVCAHSVEELAVEPPAAARRLLGATLWSGPVGVRIVEVEAYGGDPAGPWPDPASHSGRGRTKRNDVMFGPAGVLYVYLSYGMHTCINVTSGPDGVASAALIRSGEVIEGLEAVRARRPGARSDLDLARGPGNLGSALGITLNDYGTRLFDPSSPIRLELRSPVRTAEIASGPRVGVSSAADVPWRFWLPDSRAVSVYRRSPRAPLPATKSA; via the coding sequence ATGGCGGCTGTGTGTGCCCACTCTGTCGAGGAACTTGCCGTCGAACCTCCAGCCGCCGCCCGGCGCTTGCTCGGGGCGACCTTGTGGTCGGGTCCGGTCGGCGTGCGGATCGTCGAAGTAGAGGCCTACGGGGGAGACCCGGCGGGGCCGTGGCCCGATCCGGCTTCGCATTCCGGTCGTGGCCGGACCAAGCGCAACGACGTGATGTTCGGCCCGGCCGGTGTGCTGTACGTCTATCTCAGCTACGGCATGCACACCTGCATCAATGTGACCAGCGGGCCGGACGGAGTCGCCAGTGCGGCGCTGATCCGCTCCGGCGAGGTCATCGAGGGCCTGGAAGCGGTGCGTGCGCGACGGCCGGGCGCTCGATCCGATCTCGACTTGGCCCGGGGGCCGGGCAATCTCGGCAGTGCGCTGGGCATCACGTTGAACGACTACGGAACTCGCCTGTTCGACCCGTCGTCACCGATCCGGCTGGAGTTGCGCAGTCCGGTGCGGACGGCCGAGATCGCCAGCGGTCCGCGGGTCGGCGTCAGCAGCGCGGCGGATGTGCCGTGGCGTTTCTGGCTGCCGGATTCGCGGGCGGTGTCGGTCTACCGGCGCAGCCCGCGCGCTCCGCTGCCCGCCACGAAGTCGGCCTGA
- a CDS encoding low temperature requirement protein A, producing the protein MTNQSTLSADGGQVRASTLELFFDLVFVLTITQLSHVYTHHPGWPALGQVALLFGLIWWMYSGYVWLTNEVAPNSTTRRTWLLVGMFAFFVLALAIPDAFHGTGIAFGFGYVLVNAVHTALFASAGGASATNAIRRIGPLNAVAAALVLAGGFVHGWAQYACWGAAFAVQVISPYLVDTGDFVVRASHFCERHGLVVIVAIGESIVAIGAGLAGEQITVQLIATVGLGLGLAYVLWWAYFGVDDERGEHALAAVPDRERSRPAVLAYGYALYPLLIGVIVAAAGIQMSIAHGHEATSVAVAAALSGGVALYFVGQFSFRLVLRLPRPWARLLAALAVAATTPIGVYWVSWAQLAAIVVVGYVAVIADDLLTLRSGEHSAYF; encoded by the coding sequence GTGACCAACCAGAGCACCCTGTCCGCCGACGGTGGTCAGGTGCGGGCCTCGACGCTCGAACTGTTCTTCGATCTCGTCTTCGTCCTCACCATCACTCAGCTGTCGCATGTCTACACACACCATCCGGGCTGGCCGGCGCTCGGGCAGGTGGCGCTGTTGTTCGGGCTGATCTGGTGGATGTACTCCGGCTATGTCTGGCTCACCAACGAGGTCGCGCCGAACAGTACGACTCGGCGCACCTGGTTGCTGGTCGGCATGTTCGCGTTCTTCGTGCTGGCCCTGGCGATCCCCGACGCGTTCCACGGCACCGGCATCGCCTTCGGGTTCGGATACGTCCTGGTCAACGCCGTGCATACCGCGCTGTTCGCCTCGGCGGGCGGCGCATCGGCGACGAACGCCATCCGGCGGATCGGTCCCCTGAACGCGGTGGCCGCCGCGCTGGTGCTGGCGGGCGGATTCGTGCACGGCTGGGCGCAGTACGCGTGCTGGGGGGCCGCCTTCGCGGTCCAGGTGATCAGCCCCTACCTCGTCGACACTGGGGACTTCGTGGTCCGCGCCAGTCACTTCTGCGAGCGGCACGGACTGGTCGTGATCGTCGCGATCGGTGAATCCATCGTCGCCATCGGCGCCGGTCTGGCCGGCGAACAGATCACCGTGCAGCTCATCGCCACGGTGGGGCTGGGCCTCGGCCTGGCCTACGTCCTGTGGTGGGCGTACTTCGGCGTCGACGACGAGCGGGGCGAGCACGCACTGGCCGCGGTGCCGGACCGGGAACGCTCCCGGCCTGCCGTGCTGGCCTACGGCTACGCCCTGTACCCGCTGCTGATCGGCGTCATCGTGGCCGCGGCGGGCATCCAGATGAGCATCGCCCACGGTCACGAAGCGACCTCGGTCGCCGTGGCCGCGGCGCTCTCCGGCGGCGTCGCGCTGTACTTCGTCGGCCAGTTCTCGTTCCGCCTCGTGCTGCGGCTGCCGCGCCCCTGGGCACGCCTGCTCGCCGCACTCGCGGTGGCGGCGACCACTCCGATCGGCGTCTACTGGGTGTCCTGGGCGCAATTGGCCGCGATCGTCGTCGTGGGCTACGTCGCCGTGATCGCCGACGATCTGCTCACGCTGCGATCCGGTGAGCACAGCGCGTACTTCTGA
- a CDS encoding multicopper oxidase family protein, with the protein MSSDARPRRRLLVVAVCLATLPVLIIGGVAWIYAGAVVSTVGKTEFRDELAIPPLAPSRVGADGTRTFELDMRAGQREFLPGRATRTWGFNGDYLGPTLRARRGETVAVTVRNTLPEASTVHWHGMHLPAAMDGGPHQMVAPGAAWTPQWTVDQPAATLWYHPHPHGATEAHVRRGLAGMFLLDDDVSSTLTLPSHYGVDDLPVIVQDVKFDGAEFDSTHGIFRDIGFLGDRTMVNGTLAPYRNVGDELVRLRLLNASTARVYTFEFADGRPFALVATDGGLLERPSTQDRLRLSPGERAEIVVRMRPGERTVLRSGELDAGLDFWTQRFAGGDDTFDVLELRAADTLRPSPELPAFLASSATPDGGDAVRERHFDLDLGGINGTPMAMDRIDFAVTRGTTEIWVVRNNDGMPHNFHIHDVRFRVIAVDDGPVPAASTGPKDTVFLPPNSTVRLAMRFDGPADPDAPYMYHCHLLWHEDLGMMGQFVVVEPGQTAGTPPAHHGH; encoded by the coding sequence ATGTCTTCGGATGCCCGGCCGCGCAGGCGGCTGCTCGTGGTCGCCGTCTGCCTCGCGACTTTGCCGGTCCTGATCATCGGAGGGGTCGCCTGGATATACGCCGGTGCGGTCGTATCCACCGTCGGCAAGACGGAATTCCGGGACGAACTCGCCATCCCTCCGCTGGCGCCGTCGCGGGTCGGCGCCGACGGCACGCGCACGTTCGAACTCGACATGCGCGCCGGGCAGCGCGAATTCCTACCCGGCCGCGCCACGCGGACCTGGGGGTTCAACGGCGACTACCTCGGTCCGACGCTGCGGGCGCGGCGCGGGGAGACGGTGGCGGTCACCGTGCGCAACACGCTGCCGGAGGCCTCCACCGTGCACTGGCACGGCATGCATCTGCCCGCGGCGATGGACGGCGGCCCGCACCAGATGGTGGCGCCGGGCGCCGCTTGGACGCCGCAGTGGACCGTCGACCAACCCGCCGCGACCCTGTGGTATCACCCCCATCCGCACGGCGCGACCGAAGCCCACGTGCGCCGCGGGCTGGCGGGCATGTTCCTGCTCGACGACGACGTATCCAGCACGCTCACCCTTCCCTCGCATTACGGGGTGGACGATCTGCCGGTGATCGTGCAGGACGTGAAATTCGACGGCGCGGAGTTCGACTCCACGCACGGGATTTTCCGCGACATCGGATTCCTCGGCGATCGGACCATGGTCAACGGAACGCTCGCGCCGTACCGGAACGTCGGCGACGAGCTCGTCCGGCTGCGCCTGCTCAACGCATCCACCGCACGGGTCTACACCTTCGAATTCGCCGACGGGCGACCGTTCGCGCTCGTCGCCACCGACGGCGGCCTGCTGGAACGGCCGAGCACGCAGGACCGGTTGCGGCTGTCGCCGGGTGAGCGGGCCGAGATCGTGGTACGGATGCGCCCGGGCGAGCGCACCGTGCTGCGCAGCGGCGAACTCGACGCCGGGCTCGATTTCTGGACCCAGCGTTTCGCCGGCGGCGACGACACCTTCGACGTCCTCGAATTACGCGCGGCCGATACGTTGCGTCCCTCACCGGAACTGCCCGCGTTCCTGGCCTCGTCCGCGACGCCGGACGGCGGCGACGCGGTCCGGGAACGGCATTTCGACCTGGATCTCGGCGGGATCAACGGCACCCCGATGGCCATGGATCGCATCGACTTCGCGGTCACGCGCGGCACCACGGAGATCTGGGTGGTGCGCAACAACGACGGCATGCCGCACAACTTCCACATCCACGACGTGCGATTCCGCGTGATCGCGGTGGACGACGGCCCGGTACCCGCGGCGTCGACCGGTCCGAAGGACACCGTTTTCCTGCCGCCGAACAGCACGGTGCGACTGGCCATGCGGTTCGACGGCCCGGCCGATCCGGACGCACCGTACATGTATCACTGCCATCTGCTCTGGCACGAGGACCTCGGAATGATGGGCCAATTCGTGGTGGTGGAGCCCGGGCAGACCGCGGGAACGCCACCCGCGCACCACGGTCACTGA
- a CDS encoding ABC transporter ATP-binding protein, protein MSQSTPSPAVEVRNLRVHRGGREVLHDVSLTIPRGSITGLLGPSGCGKTTLMRAIVGTQIIESGDVSALGRPAGSAALRHLIGYVTQAPSIYNDISVRENVAYFAALYGRDRADVDDAITAVGLTDHAQQRGDELSGGQKTRASLACALVAQPQLLVLDEPTVGLDPVLRVELWKQFHELAANGTTLLVSSHVMDEAEHCDRLLLMREGQLLAQLSPDELRTRTGEQNLETAFLTLITMGQNA, encoded by the coding sequence GTGTCGCAATCCACCCCATCTCCCGCCGTCGAGGTAAGGAATCTGCGGGTCCACCGCGGCGGCCGCGAAGTACTGCACGACGTCTCGCTCACCATCCCGCGCGGATCGATCACCGGTCTGCTCGGCCCGTCCGGATGCGGCAAGACCACGCTGATGCGTGCCATCGTCGGCACTCAGATCATCGAATCGGGCGACGTCAGCGCGCTCGGGCGCCCGGCGGGCTCGGCCGCGCTGCGCCACTTGATCGGCTATGTCACCCAGGCGCCGAGCATCTACAACGACATCAGCGTCCGTGAGAACGTCGCGTACTTCGCCGCGCTCTACGGCCGCGACCGCGCCGACGTCGACGACGCGATCACGGCGGTCGGTCTGACCGACCACGCCCAGCAGCGCGGTGACGAGCTGTCCGGCGGGCAGAAGACGCGCGCGTCCCTGGCGTGCGCGCTGGTCGCCCAGCCGCAACTGCTGGTGCTGGACGAGCCGACGGTCGGCCTGGATCCGGTGCTGCGCGTCGAGCTGTGGAAGCAGTTCCACGAGCTGGCGGCGAACGGGACGACGTTGCTGGTGTCCAGTCACGTCATGGACGAGGCCGAGCACTGCGACCGGCTGCTGCTGATGCGCGAGGGGCAGTTGCTCGCCCAGCTCAGCCCCGACGAACTGCGCACGCGGACCGGTGAGCAGAACCTGGAGACCGCCTTCCTCACCCTGATCACGATGGGACAGAACGCATGA
- a CDS encoding ABC transporter permease codes for MTALSEATPRRTPTVRPYAATTGRILRQLRNDHRTVAMILVVPALLMALLYFIYKDTPTNPLNPVSLFDRVGISMLGILPFIVMFLITAIAMQRERTSGTLERLLSTPLTKLDLLAGYGTAFSLAAAAQAIVACLVSFGLLGLDAAGSPSWVVLIAVIDAVCGVALGLLASAFARTEFQAVQFMPVVVAPQIFLCGLLVPRGQLPDWLEVISNVMPLSYAVDALQQVSTHPEVTGEMWRDLAIVAGFAIVALCLGAATLRRRTT; via the coding sequence ATGACCGCCCTTTCCGAAGCCACGCCCCGGCGGACGCCGACGGTGCGCCCCTACGCCGCGACCACCGGCCGCATCCTGCGGCAGCTGCGCAACGACCACCGCACCGTCGCCATGATCCTCGTGGTCCCCGCACTGCTGATGGCGCTGCTGTATTTCATCTACAAGGACACTCCGACCAATCCGCTGAACCCCGTCTCGCTGTTCGACCGGGTGGGCATCAGCATGCTCGGCATCCTGCCGTTCATCGTGATGTTCCTGATCACCGCGATCGCGATGCAACGCGAACGGACCTCGGGCACGCTGGAGCGGCTGCTGTCCACGCCGCTGACGAAACTCGACCTGCTCGCCGGATACGGCACCGCGTTCTCGCTGGCCGCCGCCGCGCAGGCGATCGTCGCCTGCCTGGTCTCGTTCGGGTTGCTCGGGCTCGACGCTGCGGGCAGCCCCAGCTGGGTGGTGCTGATCGCGGTGATCGACGCGGTGTGCGGTGTGGCGCTGGGGCTGCTGGCAAGCGCGTTCGCGCGCACCGAATTCCAGGCCGTACAGTTCATGCCGGTCGTGGTCGCGCCGCAAATCTTCCTGTGCGGCTTGCTCGTTCCCCGCGGCCAGCTGCCCGATTGGCTGGAGGTGATCAGCAACGTGATGCCGCTGAGCTACGCGGTCGACGCGCTGCAACAAGTTTCGACGCATCCGGAGGTCACCGGCGAGATGTGGCGCGATCTGGCCATCGTCGCCGGATTCGCGATCGTCGCCTTGTGCCTGGGCGCGGCCACGCTACGACGGCGGACCACGTGA
- a CDS encoding TetR family transcriptional regulator, with the protein MTAGNGSGGAERPARTGRRPGQSGAREAILAAARARFADAGFDKTSVRAVATDAGVDPALVHHYFGTKQQLFAAVVELPVDPEATLRIIEAAPLDQLGETIIRAVIGVWDSPAGPGVVAVVRSILAGSDDPSLARTFLLEVVLERVRSRIATPQDDGRVRIGLVASQMIGVLVGRKIVGVEPLASMPAADLVAAVGPTLQRYLTGDIGQ; encoded by the coding sequence GTGACGGCAGGAAACGGTTCCGGCGGCGCCGAGCGGCCTGCCCGCACCGGCCGCCGACCGGGGCAATCGGGCGCCCGCGAGGCCATCCTCGCGGCCGCCCGCGCGCGTTTCGCCGACGCGGGCTTCGACAAGACCTCGGTGCGCGCCGTCGCCACCGACGCCGGGGTCGATCCCGCCCTGGTGCACCACTACTTCGGCACCAAGCAACAGCTCTTCGCCGCGGTGGTGGAGCTGCCGGTCGATCCGGAGGCGACCCTGCGCATCATCGAGGCCGCGCCACTGGATCAGCTGGGCGAGACGATCATTCGCGCGGTGATCGGGGTGTGGGACTCCCCCGCAGGACCCGGTGTGGTGGCGGTGGTGCGCAGCATCCTGGCCGGCAGCGACGACCCGTCTCTGGCCAGGACATTCTTGTTGGAAGTGGTGCTGGAACGCGTGCGCTCGCGTATCGCCACCCCGCAGGACGACGGCCGGGTCCGGATCGGCCTGGTCGCGTCCCAGATGATCGGCGTGCTGGTGGGACGCAAGATCGTCGGGGTGGAACCCCTGGCCTCGATGCCCGCCGCCGACCTGGTCGCCGCCGTGGGCCCGACGCTGCAGCGCTATCTGACCGGCGACATCGGACAGTGA
- a CDS encoding L,D-transpeptidase, whose protein sequence is MRLSTDEAWLMDEGKVVYGPTPISHGMPGYETPPGVFRVSFKKEFHWSTMHNAPMPYATFFNGDIAFHVGPIEKKSHGCVRMTHEGAKAFYEYLWPGDVVEVVE, encoded by the coding sequence ATGCGGCTGTCCACCGACGAAGCGTGGCTGATGGACGAGGGCAAGGTGGTCTACGGCCCCACGCCGATTTCGCACGGGATGCCGGGATACGAGACGCCGCCGGGAGTCTTCCGCGTGTCGTTCAAGAAGGAGTTCCATTGGAGCACCATGCACAACGCTCCGATGCCGTACGCGACCTTCTTCAACGGTGACATCGCCTTCCACGTCGGCCCGATCGAGAAGAAGTCGCACGGCTGCGTCCGGATGACCCACGAGGGAGCCAAGGCTTTCTACGAGTATCTGTGGCCGGGCGACGTCGTCGAAGTCGTGGAGTGA
- a CDS encoding Trm112 family protein gives MPEPTLDATLLSLLACPQDKGPLRLVRAADGSALLYNPRLRRAYPIENGIPVLLVDEARDVTDAEHDVFTAQADA, from the coding sequence ATGCCTGAGCCCACCTTGGATGCCACATTGCTGAGCCTGCTGGCCTGCCCGCAGGACAAAGGCCCGCTGCGCCTGGTCCGTGCCGCCGACGGCAGCGCGCTGCTCTACAACCCGCGCCTGCGCCGGGCATACCCGATCGAGAACGGCATCCCGGTCCTGCTCGTCGACGAGGCCAGGGATGTCACCGACGCCGAGCACGACGTGTTCACCGCGCAGGCCGACGCCTGA
- a CDS encoding GtrA family protein, whose protein sequence is MSAGAADRPGAARAFETDAEGVESAALPADPGPLLRVVRRQEIAFAIVGVVNTGLGMALTVLWLAVLGNRAPAALAPALAYSISVVVAFVLHRTLVFRVRGRLARDFLAFVAVNSGGLVLNMVLLQLGVSLLHLPSIPSAVAVMALVAGASFFGHRHISFRRTPALDTDGSRPGPAGR, encoded by the coding sequence ATGAGCGCGGGCGCGGCGGATCGACCGGGTGCGGCCCGGGCCTTCGAGACGGATGCCGAAGGCGTGGAGTCCGCGGCGCTTCCCGCCGACCCCGGCCCGCTGCTGCGCGTGGTGCGCCGCCAGGAGATCGCGTTCGCGATCGTCGGCGTGGTGAACACCGGCCTGGGCATGGCCCTGACGGTGCTGTGGCTGGCGGTGCTCGGCAACCGGGCGCCCGCCGCGCTCGCGCCCGCCCTGGCCTACAGCATCAGCGTGGTCGTGGCGTTCGTCCTGCACCGAACCCTCGTGTTCCGGGTGCGCGGCCGCCTGGCGCGGGACTTCCTCGCGTTCGTCGCGGTGAATTCCGGCGGCTTGGTGCTGAACATGGTGCTGCTCCAGCTGGGGGTCTCGCTGCTGCACCTGCCGAGCATTCCGTCGGCGGTCGCGGTGATGGCGCTGGTGGCGGGCGCGAGCTTCTTCGGTCATCGCCACATCTCGTTCCGCCGGACACCCGCACTCGATACGGACGGTTCCCGGCCCGGCCCGGCCGGAAGGTAG